Genomic window (Drosophila sulfurigaster albostrigata strain 15112-1811.04 chromosome 2R, ASM2355843v2, whole genome shotgun sequence):
tggaATTCGATtagcaaatattattgtataattttagcTTTTACTCACGGCAGACAAATTGTGAAATGTACAATTGAATTACTTggataatttttattttatattgtatgtaaacgtatcatatatatagtatatatttatattgtatatggtTATAGTAAATGTTTTATGCGGGCGACTAGAAATTCAagaaatcttttaaatatacacacTCTCGGATTATTCAGCTAAGGAATTACATGCTAAACGATAGGAATCatgaaaattacatttactTGCATTTCGATTTGTTGTCATTTACAATCTAATTACAgttaatgttattaaatataatcatattaatataagcattttgatatttgtaaatacattaattatgtttaatcTTAACAGCTACTTAAGCACTTAATTGCAATTCATTAATGTTTCGATTTACTTTTCCCACTCTTATGATTATTCATTAACTTTCCAAGTGCCTGAAAAATGTAACTTAAATTTGGCGCAACAACCCGAAGCCAATGAATTGATCATTTTATACTACAATATAAGAGTACAAATACGTATTTATACATAGATAGATACAATGCTATGTAGTATTAttagtttatgttttatattagAATAAAATCTTTGGTTGTAACTACAACTGAAACTGTTTATTTGTTCATGTACTTATGTGCAGGAATTCTCAATTGGAATGGTTATTACGAATATCTTGCTCACCTGCCTGTCTAACTGGTTGAGTGtacaattgtttatataaattatcacagtaaaataaatagaattattTTTCGTAAATATTGTGTGTTACTCAGGATCAACTTAAGAAACGCCTCACGGAACttatttcaaaacattttcttgcttttcactttttttaaataatactatTGCATTGagattattttaatatcaacGAACCTTACAtgaatgtatttgttttgggttaatataaattttaccATTTATTGGCAATGTATTGGATTTAAGTGGAGGTAgattaatattgattttgcGGTATAAAAAGTAGAGTACATTAATAAGGAaacaaagttattattatcaattcGAAGCGGAAAAAAGTAAGTAAAATTGTTTTCCTTAgcaataataatcaaattttagttAAAAGAACAAATCATTGGTTAGTTATTTCTAAAAAGTATCATTATGGTTCTTCAATTTGACAATAAGTAACAAGATCTGAGCTTttttaaaaggaaaatacTTTAGTTAGGCTTATAATTTCTTACACTATAGAAAATATGCATATAGTCTTATGCAAGAAAGTAAGAAGTATctcaatattcaatatataatttaaagtgaATCGTTGCAATCATAGATCAATGCTTTAGAATTCAAATACATTCATGTAAGGCTCTTTGTTTTCAAGCTACCAAATTTAAAACCTATATAACTGGTCTGCAGTAATGTAATTTTTTCTGGTGTacttatttgtgtgtgtgtgtgtgtgtgagtgagaggagtgtgtgtgtgtgtgtgggttgatATTATGGAAGATACGATAGTCATAGTCCACATTTTGGCAAAACTGTTGaacatgtttgtttgttgtctttttgtgtgctttggGTTGtgggtgttggtgttggtgttgttgttgctctcgtcTCCTTTACTGATTCAGCAGCGTGTTGGTCACCTCCGAGAAGGAGAGCAGCGGACTGCCATCGATGTAGGCGCCGCCAGCACTCACCGGGGGCGGGGCATAGGCCAAAGCCGTGTGAGCGGTAATGTTGGCCGGATAGAGCAGATGCTGTGTGTGATGTTGCTGGTAATTTGGCTGATGTTGCTGGTGATgcagatgttgctgctgctgctgctgtagctgttgttgttgttgttgctgctgcagcttttgGTTGCTTTGCGTGCACCACGTGTGGCAGCATTCGCAGAGCTGTTGCTCAGCGCCTGCAGCGAGTCATCCGAGCAGATGATCAGCggtgttgctgccgctgctgttgctggcgctgATGTTGTCGTCGAGACAATGGCCAGTTGCTGGTACGGCGAGATGGCAACGGCGTCGGCGGCACCACTCAGCAGGCTGCTTACCGCTGGCAGCGTTGGCGGTGTGCGGCAATTGGGCGGCGACTCCAGCTGATGTTGCTGGTGGTGCAGCGGATAAACcgccaactgttgctgctgctgctgctgttgttgctgctgttgctgttgctgttgcagttgttgagTGGTGATTAGGATCTAAGTGGGGAGTTTATGGGTTAGTCAAACTagcactctttttttttgtttcttggtTTTGTTGGTTGGTGCTTGAGTGGTGCATTGTGGTGTGtgttgttggtggtgctgTTGTGGTGCGCTCTACGTGGTGTGATGGTGCATTCTAGCGGCTTGCCGTGTGCTGGCCGTGCtgatgatggtggtggtggtggtgcaGTTGGTGGCCAGGCGTCGACGTGGCCGCCGCATGGTGATGCGGATGGTGGTGCggatggtggtggtggtgatgGTGGTGGTGATAGGCCAAGTACTGCGAGTACTGCGTGTAGCTGGCTGGCGTCCATACCTCGCTGCCATTAGCGGTTgcttgtgctgttgctgctgcaacggtGGCTGCTGCCGACGCCGGCGTTGTGGCTGCCGCCGTGGCGGATGCGGTGATCTCTGCGTGGTGCTGATGATGTGCTTGATGCTGATGTGGAtgcggatgtggatgtggatgctgatgttgttgctgttgctgttgttgctgctgctgttgctgctgctgctgctggtggtgcaGCGTGTGTGCGTGAGGATGAGCGTGATGATTGTGCGTTGCCTGCGAAGATTGCTGATGATTGGCGGCGGCGCAGCTGGGCGGTTGTGGTTGGTGGACGTGGTGCTCAGTATTGCTCGAGTTGCTCACATTGCTGCCAATGccacgctgctgttgctgctgctgctgctgttgttgctgctgctgctgctggggcgATGTGGTGTGCGAGGAGGCCGAGTAGAGTCCGGAGTCGTCGTGTTGCAACTGATAGCTCTCAGGTGTGCCGGCACTCGTTGACTTGCCGCTCAGCTCCTTGTTGCCATTCCACTTGGCTGCTGCCGCAGTTTcgtgctcgttgttgttgttggcatagCTGATGCCATTCGTGAGCGGAGTGCTGCGATGCGGCGATCCCCCAGCTGTGGCTGCAATGCGACTGTTGAGCGGCACACCGCTCGACTGAGTGGTGCCCCACATCAGCACCGTCTGTCGCTCGTAGGGATCGGCAACTGCGGATGCTGCTTGCAACTCCACTTTAGGAGGCACGCCGCTGCTGCCATTGGTTGTGGcgccagcagcaactgcaacgggCGAAGGTCCATCCGAGGAGCACGAGATGACCTCCATGACTTGAGGCGATGACTTGGGCGTCTTCAGGGGAATCTGCTGAGAGTGGGAGAGTTAATAGGAGTCAGTGTTAGCAGAAGGACTCAACACTCACCTGTGGCGTGGACGTTGGACTGCCGTAGCCGCTGCTGTAGCCGCTGTAGTATTTGCCCGTCTCCTGCCACTTCTCGTCCGCCTTGGAGGCAATGGCATAGCCATCGTATGACAGAAAACCATTCGCCACATACGCCGAGGCCGGAGCTCCCGTGTGCGGATAGTCGGTGTAGTAGCCACCGACTCCGACTGCACCTTGGAGTCGATACTGATGGAAGAGCGACGTCTCGCTGACCGGATAGAAGGCATTGGCCGGCATCGAGCTGCCCATGTAGAGATTATCCGCAGCCGTTGCGTACGGCGATGCCGTGTACATGGGATTCAGATTGGAGTaggcggcagctgcagccacagcCGCTGGATCCGGCAGATACTCGACCACAGCGGGCGCTGGAGAACCAACCTGACCCAGTGGCGAGGATTGCTGagcctgcagctgctgttgttgctgttgctgctgctgcaacttgcGCTTGCTGCGACACGTGGAGAGAAAGTCTCGCAACTGCGTCTTGTAACGACGATTGGGACGCGTGGGCGTGACGGGAGGCGGCAGCGAATGAGCTGTGGGCGAGGCACTGGCACTTGAGGGCGGCACCACCAGCTGATCGGCCTCGGAGAAGTACGTGGACGCCAGCCCGGTGTCCAGATAGCTGACCTTAAAGTCCATGGTGCGCTTGCCGAGCAGATCGTGTCCCTCCTCATCCATCAGCTGGCGATGCGTGCAGATGACAAAGTCCGGCTTCGAATTCTTGTACACCAGTCGCGAGCTCGTCTGCAGCCACTGCCACTCGCCATCCTTCTTCTGGTAGCGATAGGCAATCATGCCCGAGGCGCCCGTCTTCAGCACTGCATTAGAAGATTAGATTGGAATTAATCACTGAGTGTACGTATAGAAAAATTACTATCTAAAAACTAGGATAAAATACTtgatattaaaaacttttcgatATTAAGAAAGGTTCTTAAATATGAACATTTGTTGAAGGAATATTTCGATCTTAAATCAACTGGATGAGAAGATTGGGTAGgaaaaaatcattttgtacacatagagaAAAATTAGGATCTAAAAACTAATATACAAATCTTGATATTAAACACTTTTCGATAGTAagaaaaattatgaatatgaaaattttcttaaagtaCATTTCTATCTTAAATCAATCCTGATAGAAAATACTTTTCGACAATGTGAAAgattatgaatatgaaaatttttttaaagaagaTTCCAATCTTAAATCAACTGGATAAGAAGATTGGGTAGGAAATAATCACTGAGTACacatttgaaaaaattgcGAACAAGAAGGAtacaaatcttgattttaaaaacttttcgatATATAGAAAGAAAATCTTGAATAAACTGAATGAGAAGATTGGgtagaaattaataaaatactagaataaaaaatgtatattaaaaacttttcaatattcaaaatagttTTTGGATATGAAATTTTTTGATAGAAGATTTCAATCTTAAGTCAATCTtgatattaaaaacattttgatatttcaatCTTAAATCAACTGGGtagcaattaataataataataataaataactcCCTTCTATCGTAACATATGATTAGGGCGTATAACTAGATTACAATTATTAGGATTGCAAACTTTTCGATATTGAAAAAGGAAAATCCAAATTTAAGAATGTTTGACTTTCAAGAATGATcttaaatctataaaaattttcaaacgttgatctttattaaaaattgtatcttCTGAGTTCAATTTCACACATAACTTTTGTATGATTAAAgagttttttcttcttctaaGTAagtaatactttttttatttgtagtaaaaATAAACGCTGGGTTTACTTACATTCCTGATGAGCGCTGGCCACGTAGGCCAAGTCATCATAGTGCACCAGATCGTAACCACCCATGTTGACCAGCTCGGCATCTGCGTAGCCCAGAATGTGCTTGCCCCGCTGATCCATGGAGACGAGCGAAAAGTCCAACTTGTGCTTGGACTTGAACATGTTCTCCTTGTGCGGTATCTCCAGCAAACTGGGCGGACCGAATGGTGTGCAGTAGGCGAACAGTGCGAGTGGCGGCTCCTCCGTCTTTCGGTTCTGGCCATGGAGAATCTTGATGCGACCGCGAATGTCGAGGCGCAGGAATCCTGAGGTGTTGTCCAGCAGGCAACGGAATCGCACCGTGAAGCTGCGCTCCAAGTAGAGCGCCTTGTCGGGCGCCAGAGTCTCCGAAAGCTGCATGCTGGACATGTCCGCCGGCAGGAAGCTGTTCCACAGCAGTTGGCGCTGCAGTTCCTCGCGATCCTCTGAGTGCACCAGCTCGTACACCGACTGATGCACAATGTCCGACTgcgggaaagggaaagggaaaaggGGAGAGGGTCAGTTGTTGAAGATGTGAAGTTATCGCGTTGGGTTCAGTCAACTTGTTATTgattttcgctttcgcttcaGATTCGTTTTGGGGCGTATAAATCAAAATCcacgcaaattgaaaatgcgccCCATGTTGGCCACAAATTGAGACATAAATTCTGCACGCGCCAGCAAGAGCAGCGCGGAAACACACAACGAGATCGAGGGACGGACATACCCTACATATACTACATACGTGACTGTATCAACTAGCTAGAGATGGCAGCGTGACACGAATAGAGGCGAAGTCAGGAAGAAAGAATTATTTGTTtcctatatttattttgtatataataatgttGAGATTCTTTCAATATTAGCAAAAGATAGTTATATAAAAACGTCTTGTGattatgcaaacaattttactttttttatttttacttttatataacaaagttactttaatataataaagttatatatatatattattccTTACtactttttctttaaatatgcaattaatcTGCACtcctttttgaaattttaaaacatttttgaaatatattttgttatttattgaatatagtTATCTAAAACTATTAATCCTCTTTATAAAATCctcaagttatttaaaaaagctATTGAATGAATTATTAGTGAATAATTAATAGATTACTACTAAGTCCAGAGAAGAGATCGTCGCTTTTACTAGCTCTATCAAAAACTTGCATAAAGTGTTTGAGAAATTGCCTAACATAAGAAAAAACTCATTAAGTAAGTCTAGATCAAAAGCCAAGACTTGCATAAAGTGAGAGATAATTTTGGGATGTatattaaacaacaatttttaaagcaGAACTATGCTAAAACGTTTCTTCTAGAGATGAGAGCGTGTCACGGGAATATCGCTACTACCATCTCTAGCACAAGCTTAAGTAAAGTATTAGGGATATTTATTAAGCTGAAAAAGAACTTAATtcacaattttgttattttcgtGTCACGCTGCCAACTCTATGAGGGGAGGGGGGAATCAGAACTTTCTACGTGGTGTGCTAAAACCAACAAAGCAAATGATTTGGCCGCAATCCTCACACGGATTACTTGAATTTAGTATGTGCACATTTGCAAGCAGTGGTAGATGatgaagttgcagttgcagttgcaacttcgaatcggagttggagttgaagttggagttgaaggCAATCGAATGGCCAATGGCCATGGTAATAGGCAGCTACGTTTTTAATTGAGCTGCCAAACGGGGCGTGTCAAGTGCCGCTTTACACATttacaactaaattaaaaacaaaagtaaagaaaCTTCGAGCAGACACTCAGCCAAAGACTGAAGACTAAAGACTGAAGAAAGCTAactgcaattttcaatttccattcgACAAGCGCCAATACAATAAAGTAggtaagtaaacaaaaaaaacccacacactcacagcaGAAAACATACACAATGTGCAACAGAAACTCTGTTGCACTGTTGCAATGCAGTAGCTGTCCCAGGTAGCAGGCAACATGTGGCAGTGGATGTTGCAGTCACTCGCTGTGGAGAACTCTTTCGATCCCGAGTTAGGCCCAAAACATGTTGGCCAGTCTTCAAGGCAGCTGCAGCGAGGCGTCGTGTCAGTTAATAACACACAGCCTCAACATATGCCACGCCCCTGCTAACCCTTAGTCCCCCCCGCCTGCTTGCCCCATGTGGCAGCTGCGTAAGCAAATCTTGTGGCGATTCTGCGATTGCGCAATACTCCCGCTGatctgatttttatttattgccacAGAGAACCTGCCACGCAATCTTGCAACCTGAGAttctgtttggtttttttttttttagttttttatgtGGCACCTCAGTCGAAGGTGTTGCAAGTTAGATGCCCCAAACTGGTAGTTGTACTTTCGACCCGTTTCCGCAATGAGCTTGACCCAAAAATAACAGACGCAGACGCGGACGCGGACCACAAGGGGGAATCATTCATAGAAATTTCaggcaattaaaatcaatcaaaatgctGCCCCTTGCCCCCgatgctattgttgttgctgccacttaCCTGATGAAAACCCAAATAGCTCTCGATGCTGTGCGTGGCAAAGAAGACCTCGCCTTCGCATGTCAGTATCATTAGAAATCCATTTAGAGCCTGGAAGAAAGAACAAAAGAGCAATGTAAATAACGAatgagagtgagtgagagggCGAATGTGAGTGCGCAAGAGAGGCAGatagataaaaattaaatcaaaactaCGAATTAAATGCTGCTGAGGGGCGGGTCGCCTGGGGGCAAACAGGTAGCAAGTCGTCAAATTGACAAGACTAGAAAATCGATAGAGCGAGAGCGACAGAGTGATTGCTAAGCTAGAACgggaggaagagagagagggcgatACTTTGGCGTCTCGTAATTGCAGTAGCTGCCGGTTTTAgagtttttcttgttttgaaAGATATTTTGTGAATGGATTAATCCATCATTTTTGCGGTCTAGATGAACTCTACAAAACTGGGCATGAATGAACCCGAGAGATCGCGTAGAAACAAGGGCCAAAGACACAGCGGCGCTAACTTGAGGCTAAAACGTAATCAGCGCTTAAGCGGCTCATTTCATTGGAGCcagcgaaagagacagagaaagaagcagggaaagagacagagacagtgGCAGAGACCTGGGGCTGTGATAGGGGCTAAGACAGACTTTGAAGTTCCACATCAAAACACAACCAGGAAATGATGAGCAATTATATCAATGAGTTTCAACTAAATGCAGACGATGATACCGctttcctctcctctcctctttACTTCCCTTGCCCACCCCTCCGATCATCACTAAGAgcatttgttttatcttacagaaatatttaagtatcTCCCATTCTCTCGGAGCTCTCCGAGATTTCAGTTATTGGTTGTTCCTCGCGTAATTGCAGGTTTCGTTTCGAGCAATGATGCATTGTAATTATCTATAGATTTGTAAAAGCTACAGAAAgtcaaaaaaaaggaaacccaactgaactttaattaaatgtgtaaTCTAACCTAAGAAGCAATGCAAAAGTTGAAGAAAgtggaaaaaacaaaaggaataaAGTGTATTTTAACTAACTGTAGATCAACAGAACTTTAAGTAacataagtattatttttaagcagaAATCGATTAATTTGAATGCTTAACCTAACCTAACTTTCTCAGTTATAACCTCAAACCTTaacttcaaaaaataaaatacattttttggcattattttGTACTGTTTGTTCAACCCGTttgattattgttttaaataggATTTAAAGCTGATTTTTATAAGCTGCTAATAGGCGTTACGCATGCGATTTTATAGTGTTACGTTTATGcgaaaacaaaatggcgaACCGAACGCAATGTGCGACGTGTGAACTTCAAGAGTATGAAGACAAATTTGCCAAGTCTCTCATTAGGTGCTCAGTTAATTAATAAAGAGaggaagagcgagagagagagagagatagatcgAAGAGCGCAGAGAAACTGCAACTGTAATTAATATGCGcgtatttaaatatcaatttgcCACAGCTGAAGAGCAGCAGGGAGAAGCAGCAGGAAAAGCAGCAGGCAAAGATGACACAAGGAGGCAACTGGGCCAACTGCTTTGCTCTCCTTACCTGCAGAGGCCGGGAGTTGAGACAAATGTGCGCGATTGCTGCTAATTACAGAGAGCAACAAAACCAGAGCTTGCCGCGATTCGAGACAGAGGAAGGAATGAAGATGGTGTTGGCAAGGAGTGCAGAGTGGAGCCTCTTCTCAGAGTTGGTATTAACCGACATAAACGCTAAGTGGCGTCATCATTTAAAACGCATCAACACAGCCCGCCAAAGGATATGAATATGGATATGAATCTGTATCCGAGCCTCAGTTGTGAGTTGTTGTGTGGATTGTCATCAAGCCGGCGGCAACTGAGCATCAATAATCTTCATAAAGATTGCCAACGGTA
Coding sequences:
- the LOC133837681 gene encoding circadian locomoter output cycles protein kaput isoform X1; translation: MSQLGTVYATKRRRRNGKSLKPPPKDGVTKSNPSKRHRERLNAELDLLASLLPFEQNILSKLDRLSILRLSVSYLRTKSYFQVVMHKDKEENGVLPHIHAHDGYRTRELGAFEHGLLDGDMFLQALNGFLMILTCEGEVFFATHSIESYLGFHQSDIVHQSVYELVHSEDREELQRQLLWNSFLPADMSSMQLSETLAPDKALYLERSFTVRFRCLLDNTSGFLRLDIRGRIKILHGQNRKTEEPPLALFAYCTPFGPPSLLEIPHKENMFKSKHKLDFSLVSMDQRGKHILGYADAELVNMGGYDLVHYDDLAYVASAHQELLKTGASGMIAYRYQKKDGEWQWLQTSSRLVYKNSKPDFVICTHRQLMDEEGHDLLGKRTMDFKVSYLDTGLASTYFSEADQLVVPPSSASASPTAHSLPPPVTPTRPNRRYKTQLRDFLSTCRSKRKLQQQQQQQQQLQAQQSSPLGQVGSPAPAVVEYLPDPAAVAAAAAYSNLNPMYTASPYATAADNLYMGSSMPANAFYPVSETSLFHQYRLQGAVGVGGYYTDYPHTGAPASAYVANGFLSYDGYAIASKADEKWQETGKYYSGYSSGYGSPTSTPQIPLKTPKSSPQVMEVISCSSDGPSPVAVAAGATTNGSSGVPPKVELQAASAVADPYERQTVLMWGTTQSSGVPLNSRIAATAGGSPHRSTPLTNGISYANNNNEHETAAAAKWNGNKELSGKSTSAGTPESYQLQHDDSGLYSASSHTTSPQQQQQQQQQQQQQQQRGIGSNVSNSSNTEHHVHQPQPPSCAAANHQQSSQATHNHHAHPHAHTLHHQQQQQQQQQQQQQQQQHQHPHPHPHPHQHQAHHQHHAEITASATAAATTPASAAATVAAATAQATANGSEILITTQQLQQQQQQQQQQQQQQQQLAVYPLHHQQHQLESPPNCRTPPTLPAVSSLLSGAADAVAISPYQQLAIVSTTTSAPATAAAATPLIICSDDSLQALSNSSANAATRGARKATKSCSSNNNNNSYSSSSSNICITSNISQITSNITHSICSIRPTLPLTRLWPMPRPR
- the LOC133837681 gene encoding circadian locomoter output cycles protein kaput isoform X2, whose translation is MSQLGTVYATKRRRRNGKSLKPPPKDGVTKSNPSKRHRERLNAELDLLASLLPFEQNILSKLDRLSILRLSVSYLRTKSYFQVVMHKDKEENGVLPHIHAHDGYRTRELGAFEHGLLDGDMFLQALNGFLMILTCEGEVFFATHSIESYLGFHQSDIVHQSVYELVHSEDREELQRQLLWNSFLPADMSSMQLSETLAPDKALYLERSFTVRFRCLLDNTSGFLRLDIRGRIKILHGQNRKTEEPPLALFAYCTPFGPPSLLEIPHKENMFKSKHKLDFSLVSMDQRGKHILGYADAELVNMGGYDLVHYDDLAYVASAHQELLKTGASGMIAYRYQKKDGEWQWLQTSSRLVYKNSKPDFVICTHRQLMDEEGHDLLGKRTMDFKVSYLDTGLASTYFSEADQLVVPPSSASASPTAHSLPPPVTPTRPNRRYKTQLRDFLSTCRSKRKLQQQQQQQQQLQAQQSSPLGQVGSPAPAVVEYLPDPAAVAAAAAYSNLNPMYTASPYATAADNLYMGSSMPANAFYPVSETSLFHQYRLQGAVGVGGYYTDYPHTGAPASAYVANGFLSYDGYAIASKADEKWQETGKYYSGYSSGYGSPTSTPQQIPLKTPKSSPQVMEVISCSSDGPSPVAVAAGATTNGSSGVPPKVELQAASAVADPYERQTVLMWGTTQSSGVPLNSRIAATAGGSPHRSTPLTNGISYANNNNEHETAAAAKWNGNKELSGKSTSAGTPESYQLQHDDSGLYSASSHTTSPQQQQQQQQQQQQQQQRGIGSNVSNSSNTEHHVHQPQPPSCAAANHQQSSQATHNHHAHPHAHTLHHQQQQQQQQQQQQQQQQHQHPHPHPHPHQHQAHHQHHAEITASATAAATTPASAAATVAAATAQATANGSEVWTPASYTQYSQYLAYHHHHHHHHHPHHHPHHHAAATSTPGHQLHHHHHHHQHGQHTASR
- the LOC133837681 gene encoding circadian locomoter output cycles protein kaput isoform X4, translating into MSQLGTVYATKRRRRNGKSLKPPPKDGVTKSNPSKRHRERLNAELDLLASLLPFEQNILSKLDRLSILRLSVSYLRTKSYFQVVMHKDKEENGVLPHIHAHDGYRTRELGAFEHGLLDGDMFLQALNGFLMILTCEGEVFFATHSIESYLGFHQSDIVHQSVYELVHSEDREELQRQLLWNSFLPADMSSMQLSETLAPDKALYLERSFTVRFRCLLDNTSGFLRLDIRGRIKILHGQNRKTEEPPLALFAYCTPFGPPSLLEIPHKENMFKSKHKLDFSLVSMDQRGKHILGYADAELVNMGGYDLVHYDDLAYVASAHQELLKTGASGMIAYRYQKKDGEWQWLQTSSRLVYKNSKPDFVICTHRQLMDEEGHDLLGKRTMDFKVSYLDTGLASTYFSEADQLVVPPSSASASPTAHSLPPPVTPTRPNRRYKTQLRDFLSTCRSKRKLQQQQQQQQQLQAQQSSPLGQVGSPAPAVVEYLPDPAAVAAAAAYSNLNPMYTASPYATAADNLYMGSSMPANAFYPVSETSLFHQYRLQGAVGVGGYYTDYPHTGAPASAYVANGFLSYDGYAIASKADEKWQETGKYYSGYSSGYGSPTSTPQQIPLKTPKSSPQVMEVISCSSDGPSPVAVAAGATTNGSSGVPPKVELQAASAVADPYERQTVLMWGTTQSSGVPLNSRIAATAGGSPHRSTPLTNGISYANNNNEHETAAAAKWNGNKELSGKSTSAGTPESYQLQHDDSGLYSASSHTTSPQQQQQQQQQQQQQQQRGIGSNVSNSSNTEHHVHQPQPPSCAAANHQQSSQATHNHHAHPHAHTLHHQQQQQQQQQQQQQQQQHQHPHPHPHPHQHQAHHQHHAEITASATAAATTPASAAATVAAATAQATANGSEILITTQQLQQQQQQQQQQQQQQQQLAVYPLHHQQHQLESPPNCRTPPTLPAVSSLLSGAADAVAISPYQQLAIVSTTTSAPATAAAATPLIICSDDSLQALSNSSANAATRGARKATKSCSSNNNNNSYSSSSSNICITSNISQITSNITHSICSIRPTLPLTRLWPMPRPR
- the LOC133837681 gene encoding circadian locomoter output cycles protein kaput isoform X3; the protein is MSQLGTVYATKRRRRNGKSLKPPPKDGVTKSNPSKRHRERLNAELDLLASLLPFEQNILSKLDRLSILRLSVSYLRTKSYFQVVMHKDKEENGVLPHIHAHDGYRTRELGAFEHGLLDGDMFLQALNGFLMILTCEGEVFFATHSIESYLGFHQSDIVHQSVYELVHSEDREELQRQLLWNSFLPADMSSMQLSETLAPDKALYLERSFTVRFRCLLDNTSGFLRLDIRGRIKILHGQNRKTEEPPLALFAYCTPFGPPSLLEIPHKENMFKSKHKLDFSLVSMDQRGKHILGYADAELVNMGGYDLVHYDDLAYVASAHQELLKTGASGMIAYRYQKKDGEWQWLQTSSRLVYKNSKPDFVICTHRQLMDEEGHDLLGKRTMDFKVSYLDTGLASTYFSEADQLVVPPSSASASPTAHSLPPPVTPTRPNRRYKTQLRDFLSTCRSKRKLQQQQQQQQQLQAQQSSPLGQVGSPAPAVVEYLPDPAAVAAAAAYSNLNPMYTASPYATAADNLYMGSSMPANAFYPVSETSLFHQYRLQGAVGVGGYYTDYPHTGAPASAYVANGFLSYDGYAIASKADEKWQETGKYYSGYSSGYGSPTSTPQQIPLKTPKSSPQVMEVISCSSDGPSPVAVAAGATTNGSSGVPPKVELQAASAVADPYERQTVLMWGTTQSSGVPLNSRIAATAGGSPHRSTPLTNGISYANNNNEHETAAAAKWNGNKELSGKSTSAGTPESYQLQHDDSGLYSASSHTTSPQQQQQQQQQQQQQQQRGIGSNILITTQQLQQQQQQQQQQQQQQQQLAVYPLHHQQHQLESPPNCRTPPTLPAVSSLLSGAADAVAISPYQQLAIVSTTTSAPATAAAATPLIICSDDSLQALSNSSANAATRGARKATKSCSSNNNNNSYSSSSSNICITSNISQITSNITHSICSIRPTLPLTRLWPMPRPR